The Opitutaceae bacterium genome has a window encoding:
- a CDS encoding PQQ-binding-like beta-propeller repeat protein, producing MRLWKGWALGLGLLHLLPLGAWGQVDGSLRWTYQWVTGTVFLSSPALAPDGTVYIGTESPSPTQSMLFALNPATGTRKWMVNLPDWIDSSPAVGPDGTVYVGCWDGKLYAVRSSGSISWAYQTDNYIYSSPAVGLDGTVYVGSGDGDLHAINPNGTLKWVFPTQDWVDSSPAVGADGTVYVGSWDNSIYAIDSDGVLKWSHATGGPVLSSPAIDAAGNIMVGSDDGSLYALEPSGVLRWTYQTGDSIQSSPAIGPDGAVFFGSFDGYLYALNPEGTLRWRYAIAGSIASSPAVRADGSVVFGGSDAAITCLNPDGSLRWRHLTGDWVDSSPAIGDDGTIYAGSFDNYVYALHGDQALAESSWPKFGRDQPNRAAIPVGTPTIVVQPFSLVVAPGDRVVLQVVASDWPTATYGWTFEGAVIPGADGPVLDLGAAEMADAGTYRVRVSNAAGEGWSDPAEVQVLEGVESRLSNISTRGSVIETSQRMFPGFVIRGTGSLPTLVRGLGPTLTDFGVSGFNPDPLLDLVGSTGILRSNQRWEDAPNLVELKWASGAVGAYPLIPGSLDAAILMSLTDGLYTAKVSGADGAAGISLAEVYGVAEPLVEARLMNISTRGPVGTGASAMIAGFVIEGTAAQGVLIRGVGPSLAGFGVTGLLENPRIILFRTVNGASVLINENDDWEEAPNLDALNEVTGVVGAFAFEPGTADAAIFTVLPPGNYTAVVRGVDDGEGAGLVEVYRLP from the coding sequence ATGCGACTGTGGAAGGGATGGGCCCTGGGCCTTGGCCTTCTCCATCTCCTTCCCCTTGGTGCATGGGGACAGGTGGATGGAAGCCTGCGTTGGACCTACCAGTGGGTGACGGGAACCGTCTTTCTTTCCTCGCCGGCCCTGGCGCCGGATGGGACCGTTTATATCGGAACCGAATCCCCGAGCCCGACCCAATCGATGCTTTTCGCCCTCAATCCGGCGACCGGCACCCGGAAGTGGATGGTCAATCTGCCCGACTGGATCGACAGCAGTCCGGCGGTCGGGCCTGACGGGACCGTCTATGTTGGTTGCTGGGACGGAAAGCTCTATGCGGTGCGATCAAGCGGCTCGATCTCGTGGGCGTATCAGACAGACAACTACATCTACTCGTCTCCGGCGGTGGGTCTGGACGGAACCGTCTATGTGGGATCGGGCGACGGCGACCTTCACGCCATCAATCCGAACGGGACCCTGAAATGGGTCTTCCCGACGCAGGACTGGGTCGATTCCTCACCGGCGGTCGGAGCGGACGGGACGGTCTATGTGGGGTCGTGGGACAATTCGATCTATGCCATCGATTCGGACGGGGTGTTGAAATGGTCCCACGCTACCGGGGGGCCGGTCCTCAGCTCTCCGGCCATCGATGCGGCCGGCAACATCATGGTCGGCTCGGACGACGGGTCGCTCTACGCGCTCGAACCGTCGGGGGTGCTTCGCTGGACCTACCAGACCGGGGACTCGATCCAGTCCTCGCCGGCCATTGGTCCGGACGGGGCGGTTTTTTTCGGATCCTTCGACGGATATCTCTACGCGCTCAACCCCGAAGGGACCCTGCGCTGGCGTTACGCGATCGCCGGGAGTATTGCCTCGAGTCCGGCCGTGCGGGCCGATGGATCGGTGGTCTTCGGCGGGAGCGACGCCGCCATCACCTGCCTGAATCCGGACGGATCCCTTCGCTGGAGACATCTGACGGGCGACTGGGTCGATTCCTCACCGGCCATCGGCGATGACGGAACGATCTATGCGGGGTCCTTTGACAACTACGTGTATGCGCTTCATGGGGACCAGGCGCTGGCGGAGAGTTCGTGGCCGAAGTTTGGCCGCGACCAACCCAACCGGGCGGCCATCCCGGTCGGAACTCCGACGATCGTGGTGCAGCCCTTTTCGCTGGTGGTGGCACCGGGCGATCGGGTGGTTCTGCAGGTTGTGGCGTCGGACTGGCCGACCGCCACCTATGGCTGGACCTTTGAGGGGGCGGTGATCCCCGGTGCCGATGGTCCCGTTCTCGATCTGGGTGCAGCCGAAATGGCCGACGCGGGAACCTACCGGGTCAGGGTTTCCAACGCGGCCGGCGAAGGCTGGAGTGATCCCGCCGAGGTCCAGGTCCTCGAGGGGGTGGAGAGCCGCCTTTCCAATATCTCGACCCGGGGGAGTGTCATCGAGACCAGCCAGCGCATGTTTCCGGGATTTGTGATTCGGGGAACCGGCAGTCTTCCGACTTTGGTCCGTGGACTCGGTCCGACCCTGACCGATTTCGGGGTCAGTGGGTTCAATCCCGATCCCCTGCTTGACCTGGTCGGATCGACGGGAATCCTGCGTTCGAATCAACGTTGGGAGGATGCGCCCAATCTGGTTGAGCTCAAATGGGCGAGCGGAGCGGTGGGCGCCTATCCCCTGATTCCGGGAAGTCTGGATGCAGCCATTCTCATGAGCCTGACCGACGGCCTCTATACCGCCAAGGTTTCTGGAGCGGATGGTGCAGCGGGGATTTCCCTGGCCGAAGTCTACGGGGTGGCGGAACCTCTGGTGGAGGCAAGGCTGATGAATATCTCGACCCGGGGTCCGGTCGGCACAGGGGCCTCCGCCATGATCGCGGGATTCGTGATCGAGGGAACGGCCGCCCAGGGTGTCCTCATCCGGGGGGTGGGTCCGTCCCTGGCCGGTTTCGGAGTGACCGGTCTTCTCGAGAATCCCAGGATCATCCTTTTCCGGACGGTCAATGGCGCAAGCGTGCTCATCAATGAGAACGATGATTGGGAGGAGGCACCGAATCTGGATGCCCTCAACGAGGTCACCGGCGTGGTCGGTGCTTTTGCCTTCGAGCCCGGGACGGCTGATGCCGCCATTTTCACCGTCCTCCCGCCCGGCAACTACACGGCCGTCGTTCGTGGAGTGGACGATGGAGAGGGCGCCGGCCTGGTCGAAGTCTACCGTCTTCCCTGA
- a CDS encoding Rne/Rng family ribonuclease: MTQQGSPNTNQDNAERYDEELKSPPRENREVRVDNGKLRQAARDRAKKKPLIAKLVDSLRKEKKEFRELIINSEPLEKRVGLLVDGILDKFDIERASGGDRVVGGIYKGRIKNLDPGLKAAFVDVGLPKNAFLHYWDILPSAADSSIEVVRVNKSTQKRKNEKITIKDIPSSYPVGTEIVIQVTKGPIGTKGPRTTTNLSLPGRFIVLMPYSDQCGISRKIEDNKERARLKKIIQSLTIPEGMGIIVRTAGEGKKARYFVRDLHILLKKWDEISRKMDTERAPACLYQEPDLVERTVRDFLTEEVDRVLIDNKEDQQRMVELVSEISSRSKNKVTYYKDNIPIFERFNIERQIEQTFLRHVNLPSGGQIVIDETEALIAIDVNTGAHKTRSGDEKDTIFQVNCEAATEIARQIRLRNIGGLIIIDFIDMKQRRHRNSILSRMKEAMADDKAKTHILPISPLGIMQMTRQRQQESVSSGLYADCPYCRGRGIVKSATSISVELQRKLASEVRRIRARDPEKELSLRILVHPNVIERLRSEDADLLVSLERNYNVHLTFRADPTYHVENYKILNAETGEDLG; the protein is encoded by the coding sequence ATGACACAACAGGGATCACCCAACACCAATCAAGACAACGCCGAACGCTACGACGAGGAACTCAAATCACCTCCACGGGAAAACCGGGAAGTACGAGTCGATAATGGCAAGCTGAGACAGGCCGCCCGCGACCGGGCCAAAAAAAAGCCGCTCATCGCCAAACTCGTCGACTCCCTCCGCAAGGAGAAGAAGGAATTCCGCGAACTCATCATCAATTCCGAACCGCTCGAGAAGCGGGTCGGCCTGCTCGTCGACGGCATCCTCGACAAGTTCGATATCGAGCGCGCCTCCGGCGGCGACCGGGTCGTCGGCGGCATCTACAAGGGCCGGATCAAGAACCTGGATCCCGGGCTGAAGGCCGCCTTCGTTGATGTCGGCCTGCCCAAGAACGCCTTCCTCCATTACTGGGACATTCTTCCATCCGCCGCCGACTCCTCCATCGAGGTGGTCCGGGTGAACAAATCGACCCAGAAGCGCAAGAACGAGAAGATCACGATCAAGGACATCCCGAGTTCCTACCCGGTCGGAACCGAGATCGTCATCCAGGTGACCAAGGGACCGATCGGCACAAAAGGACCCCGGACCACGACCAACCTTTCGCTGCCCGGACGATTCATCGTCCTGATGCCCTACTCCGATCAATGCGGTATCTCCCGCAAGATCGAAGACAACAAGGAACGGGCCCGCCTCAAGAAGATCATCCAGAGCCTGACCATTCCCGAGGGCATGGGAATCATCGTCCGCACCGCCGGCGAGGGCAAAAAGGCCCGTTACTTCGTTCGCGACCTCCACATCCTTCTCAAGAAATGGGACGAGATCTCGCGGAAGATGGACACTGAGAGGGCGCCCGCCTGCCTTTACCAGGAGCCCGACCTGGTCGAGCGCACCGTGCGAGACTTCCTGACCGAGGAGGTGGATCGAGTCCTCATCGACAACAAGGAGGACCAGCAGCGGATGGTCGAGCTGGTCTCGGAGATATCCTCCCGTTCGAAGAACAAGGTCACCTACTACAAGGACAACATCCCGATTTTCGAGCGCTTCAACATCGAGCGCCAGATCGAGCAGACCTTCCTCCGCCACGTCAACCTGCCCTCCGGCGGTCAGATCGTCATCGACGAGACCGAGGCGCTCATCGCCATCGACGTCAATACCGGTGCCCACAAGACCCGTTCCGGAGACGAGAAGGACACCATTTTCCAGGTCAACTGCGAAGCAGCCACCGAGATCGCCCGCCAGATCCGGCTGCGGAATATCGGCGGACTCATCATCATCGATTTCATCGACATGAAGCAGCGCCGTCACCGCAACTCCATCCTCAGCCGGATGAAGGAGGCGATGGCGGACGACAAGGCAAAGACCCACATCCTGCCCATCTCGCCGCTGGGTATCATGCAGATGACCCGCCAACGGCAGCAGGAGAGCGTCTCATCCGGTCTGTATGCCGACTGCCCCTATTGCCGAGGCCGGGGGATCGTCAAATCCGCCACCTCGATCAGCGTCGAACTCCAGCGCAAGCTGGCCAGCGAAGTCCGCCGCATCCGGGCCCGGGATCCGGAGAAGGAGCTCTCCCTGCGCATCCTCGTTCATCCCAACGTGATCGAACGCCTGCGCAGCGAGGACGCCGACCTCCTGGTCAGTCTGGAACGCAACTACAACGTCCACCTCACCTTCCGGGCCGACCCGACCTACCACGTCGAGAATTACAAGATCCTCAACGCGGAAACCGGCGAGGATCTCGGCTGA
- the rodA gene encoding rod shape-determining protein RodA codes for MSNTQSQHRFSDLVRLASRSRFDPITPLAMLLLCVIGVFFIYSAQVYTGRTQYVSQLIWIGLGAVAYLAVSRVDYKIFLTYSHWVWALAVLLLLIVISPLGVARGGSQRWIDLGVFLFQPVETAKFGVLIMAASILARSEIGSIRESLQVLGKMALAVSIPMFLILLQPDLGSALVLPPMIFSLLFVSNLAKRFFVTAIALFLLLLSVVAVDIYSYNRFMETNNLSYTNDKGAYEPHSILPLHDYQRNRILSFVAPDQIEPMGIGWNLRQSLISVGSGGLSGKGWTEGTQAKLGYLPRGVAHNDFIFSVLAEEKGFLGSVTVLGLFGLILGNGIRIAGMARDRFGMLLALGVTVIFAVHVFVNIAMTIGLIPITGLPLPFLSYGGSFLLSCCILQGLVQSVYRFRKDF; via the coding sequence TTGTCCAACACTCAGAGCCAGCACCGTTTTTCCGACCTGGTCCGACTCGCTTCCCGCAGCCGGTTCGATCCCATTACCCCGCTGGCCATGCTCCTGCTCTGCGTGATCGGGGTCTTCTTTATTTACAGCGCCCAGGTGTATACCGGGCGGACCCAGTATGTCTCCCAGTTGATCTGGATCGGCCTGGGAGCGGTCGCCTACCTCGCCGTCTCCCGGGTGGACTACAAGATTTTCCTGACCTACTCCCACTGGGTATGGGCGCTGGCGGTATTGCTGCTGCTCATCGTGATCTCTCCACTCGGGGTGGCCCGAGGCGGCTCCCAGCGGTGGATCGATCTCGGTGTTTTTCTCTTCCAGCCGGTCGAAACCGCCAAGTTCGGGGTCCTCATCATGGCCGCCAGCATCCTCGCCCGTTCGGAGATCGGATCCATCCGAGAATCGCTTCAAGTCCTTGGCAAAATGGCGCTTGCGGTTTCCATTCCGATGTTCTTGATCTTGCTTCAGCCCGATCTCGGATCGGCGCTCGTGCTCCCCCCGATGATTTTCTCGCTCCTTTTCGTCTCCAATCTGGCGAAACGTTTTTTTGTCACTGCCATCGCCCTTTTCCTGCTCCTTTTGAGCGTGGTCGCAGTGGACATCTACAGTTATAATCGGTTCATGGAGACGAACAACCTGTCGTACACCAACGACAAGGGGGCCTATGAGCCGCATTCCATTCTGCCTCTCCACGATTACCAGCGGAATCGTATTCTGTCCTTCGTGGCGCCCGACCAGATCGAACCCATGGGGATCGGCTGGAACCTGCGCCAGTCGCTTATCTCCGTCGGTTCCGGCGGACTGAGCGGCAAAGGCTGGACAGAGGGCACACAAGCCAAACTGGGTTACCTTCCCCGGGGGGTTGCCCACAACGATTTTATTTTCTCCGTGCTGGCGGAGGAAAAAGGTTTTTTGGGAAGCGTCACTGTTCTGGGCCTCTTCGGTCTGATTCTCGGCAACGGTATCCGTATTGCCGGGATGGCCCGCGATCGCTTCGGCATGCTACTCGCTCTGGGAGTAACTGTTATCTTTGCCGTACATGTCTTCGTGAATATCGCGATGACAATTGGATTGATCCCCATAACAGGTCTGCCGCTTCCCTTCTTAAGTTATGGAGGCTCATTCTTACTCAGTTGCTGCATCCTGCAGGGTCTGGTCCAGAGTGTTTACCGGTTCCGCAAGGATTTCTGA
- the rny gene encoding ribonuclease Y translates to MSAEPTLHLSVLILGQLGTASLVLIGAGLIGAVVGSFLAWYGCRESRRRAERTAREIIESARRKGALIADEFRSQAEIEIERRRAELRNETERQEMEIEAALAEIRSHEESIGSLDHQLTLRERQLEQQSAAVEEDREAVAKMSRDLRRTMENLANLDVNEIKEGLREEVRRECADELHELRRDVLERSERDLQREARGILISAMQRLTSKPTNDITATIVQLPNDDMKGRIIGREGRNIKCFEAATGTTLLIDESPQMVLISSFDPVRRQVAKIALERLIEDGRIHPASIEEGVREAHSEVAGLVEEAGEDAIRTLKLASVHPEVIQLVGKLKFRHSFTQNALDHSIEVARLCSLIASELGLDPAIAKRAGLFHDLGKAIDAEYEGSHALIGAEFLKRLGEDPVVVNAVAAHHEEVKPESLYAGLVILADTISAVRPGARAELMSSYIERLERLEKLALSIEGVQGAYAIQAGREIRAVVHPTTVTDEQASAIARTLRRRIEDELQYPSTIKVTVIREQRFIETAK, encoded by the coding sequence TTGAGTGCTGAACCGACACTGCACCTCTCCGTCTTGATCCTTGGCCAGCTGGGCACAGCCAGCCTGGTTCTGATTGGTGCAGGGCTGATCGGAGCAGTCGTCGGGTCCTTTCTGGCCTGGTACGGGTGCCGGGAATCCCGGAGGCGGGCGGAACGCACGGCCAGGGAAATTATCGAATCAGCCCGGAGAAAGGGTGCGCTGATCGCCGACGAATTCCGCAGCCAGGCCGAGATCGAGATCGAACGACGGAGGGCCGAATTGCGCAATGAGACCGAGCGGCAGGAGATGGAGATCGAAGCGGCTCTGGCGGAGATCCGGTCCCATGAGGAATCCATTGGGTCGCTTGATCACCAGCTGACCCTGCGCGAGCGGCAGCTCGAACAACAGAGTGCCGCCGTGGAGGAGGATCGTGAAGCTGTGGCCAAGATGTCGCGCGACCTGCGTCGGACGATGGAGAATCTCGCCAATCTCGATGTCAACGAGATCAAGGAGGGGCTTCGGGAGGAGGTCAGACGCGAGTGCGCCGACGAGCTGCATGAGCTTCGCCGGGACGTCCTCGAACGGTCGGAACGGGACCTTCAGCGGGAAGCCCGGGGAATCCTCATTTCTGCCATGCAGCGGCTGACCAGCAAGCCGACCAACGACATCACGGCCACCATCGTCCAGTTGCCCAACGATGACATGAAGGGGCGGATCATCGGCCGCGAGGGGCGCAATATCAAGTGCTTCGAGGCGGCCACAGGCACGACCCTGCTCATTGATGAATCTCCGCAGATGGTCCTCATTTCATCGTTTGACCCGGTCCGGCGTCAGGTCGCCAAGATCGCTCTTGAACGATTGATCGAGGATGGCCGGATCCACCCGGCCAGCATCGAAGAAGGTGTGCGGGAAGCGCATTCGGAGGTGGCCGGACTGGTTGAAGAGGCAGGCGAGGACGCGATACGGACGCTCAAACTCGCGTCGGTCCATCCGGAGGTCATCCAGCTCGTCGGCAAACTCAAGTTTCGCCACTCCTTCACCCAGAACGCCCTCGACCATTCGATCGAAGTGGCCCGTCTCTGTTCGCTTATTGCCTCGGAGTTGGGTCTGGACCCTGCCATCGCCAAACGAGCCGGACTTTTCCATGATCTCGGTAAGGCGATTGATGCGGAGTATGAAGGGAGCCACGCGCTGATCGGAGCGGAATTCCTCAAGCGGTTGGGAGAGGACCCCGTGGTGGTCAACGCCGTCGCCGCCCACCACGAGGAGGTCAAACCGGAATCACTCTACGCCGGGCTGGTCATTCTCGCCGACACCATTTCGGCCGTCCGTCCGGGGGCACGGGCTGAGCTGATGTCTTCCTATATCGAACGACTGGAGCGTCTGGAGAAACTGGCTCTCTCAATCGAAGGGGTTCAGGGCGCCTATGCCATCCAGGCGGGACGGGAGATCCGCGCGGTCGTCCATCCCACCACCGTAACGGATGAACAGGCCTCCGCCATCGCCCGGACCCTCCGGCGCAGGATTGAGGACGAACTCCAGTATCCCAGCACGATCAAGGTGACCGTCATCCGCGAACAGCGCTTCATCGAGACCGCCAAATAA
- the queF gene encoding preQ(1) synthase, with translation MSDRGILDTFPNPAPGRDYVIEHTSPEFTSMCPKTGQPDFAEMTVTYVADQLCVELKALKLYFNAYRNEGIFYEAVTNRILEDLVAVLQPRRLTVTSRWKPRGGLISTITADYVK, from the coding sequence ATGAGTGATCGAGGCATCCTGGATACCTTTCCCAATCCTGCTCCCGGGCGCGACTATGTGATCGAACACACCTCGCCCGAGTTCACCTCCATGTGTCCGAAAACCGGGCAGCCGGATTTCGCGGAAATGACCGTGACCTATGTGGCGGACCAGCTCTGTGTCGAGTTGAAGGCTCTGAAGCTCTACTTCAATGCCTACCGCAATGAGGGGATATTCTATGAGGCGGTGACCAACCGGATTCTCGAGGATCTCGTGGCGGTGCTCCAGCCGCGCCGCCTGACTGTAACTTCCCGCTGGAAGCCGCGCGGCGGCCTGATCTCCACCATCACGGCGGACTACGTGAAATAG
- the hisN gene encoding histidinol-phosphatase, with translation MSPTPDFQSFAIELAEAAGEIIRPFFGNPSISVDAKADATPVTQADRNAESVIRERIARRFPDHGILGEEFGAERADAEYTWVIDPIDGTKSFITGCPLFGTLIALLHQGRPILGLIHQPILRQICLGNGSTTTLNGRAVKVRRGLPLSSASLLLTSFLSVGRHQDEAGFDRLCSAISLARTWGDCYGYLLVAAGFADIMLDPIVNDWDKLALIPVIEGAGGIITDWQGGDPVTGSSIVAASPDLHPEVIGLLN, from the coding sequence GTGAGCCCGACTCCTGACTTCCAATCATTTGCCATTGAATTGGCCGAGGCGGCAGGCGAGATCATCCGCCCCTTCTTCGGCAACCCTTCCATCTCCGTTGACGCAAAGGCCGACGCCACCCCGGTCACACAGGCGGACCGCAATGCCGAGAGTGTTATCCGCGAACGGATCGCCCGCCGGTTTCCCGATCACGGCATCCTCGGCGAGGAATTCGGTGCGGAGCGCGCCGATGCCGAATACACCTGGGTGATCGATCCGATCGACGGCACCAAGTCCTTCATCACCGGTTGTCCGCTTTTCGGCACCCTGATCGCCCTCCTGCATCAGGGACGGCCCATCCTTGGACTCATTCACCAGCCCATCCTCCGCCAGATTTGCCTCGGAAACGGCAGCACAACGACGTTGAACGGCCGGGCGGTCAAGGTCCGCCGGGGCCTCCCATTGTCCTCGGCCAGTCTCCTGCTGACCAGTTTCCTCAGTGTGGGACGACACCAGGATGAGGCTGGCTTTGACCGTCTCTGTTCCGCCATCTCCCTCGCCCGCACCTGGGGAGACTGCTACGGATACCTGCTGGTCGCAGCGGGCTTCGCTGACATCATGCTGGACCCGATTGTCAACGATTGGGACAAACTCGCCCTCATCCCTGTCATCGAGGGCGCAGGCGGGATCATCACCGACTGGCAGGGCGGAGACCCCGTGACCGGGAGTTCCATCGTGGCCGCCTCCCCCGACCTTCACCCCGAAGTGATCGGCCTGCTCAATTGA
- a CDS encoding 3'-5' exonuclease, producing MDWTAVPVHMIDFEGCTRSGIVEYGVVTLHRGEIAAIEGRLCASTGPIWSEDTRVHGLRDEELSGLEPFSCEWERFACLRETGVLAAHFAATERRLLRAVWPYPRTSPDFLNTGERRTDWGPWIDTGRLVIGLRPDLARAGLEEVIHALGLFAELEARGRELCPKGRAHFHCALFDALAAALVLRTLGVDGSGQALSLQKMVEESTADGEKREVLRQGRLF from the coding sequence ATGGATTGGACGGCCGTGCCGGTGCACATGATTGATTTCGAGGGCTGCACCCGTTCCGGGATCGTGGAATACGGGGTGGTGACCCTCCACCGCGGGGAGATTGCGGCGATCGAGGGTCGGCTCTGCGCCTCGACCGGGCCGATCTGGTCGGAAGATACCCGGGTCCACGGCCTCCGGGACGAGGAACTGAGTGGTCTCGAGCCTTTTTCCTGCGAATGGGAACGTTTTGCCTGTCTGCGGGAAACCGGTGTCCTCGCCGCGCACTTTGCGGCGACGGAGCGACGTCTCTTGCGTGCCGTCTGGCCGTATCCGCGCACGTCTCCCGATTTCCTCAATACTGGCGAGCGGCGAACGGACTGGGGCCCGTGGATTGATACGGGGCGTCTCGTCATCGGTCTTCGCCCGGATCTGGCCAGGGCCGGTTTGGAGGAAGTCATCCATGCCCTGGGTCTCTTCGCCGAACTGGAGGCGCGGGGGCGGGAACTGTGCCCGAAGGGTCGGGCCCATTTTCATTGTGCGCTCTTTGACGCTCTGGCGGCCGCCCTGGTTCTGCGGACCCTGGGCGTTGACGGTTCGGGTCAGGCGCTCTCGCTCCAGAAGATGGTGGAAGAGAGCACGGCGGATGGAGAGAAACGGGAGGTACTGAGGCAGGGACGGCTCTTTTGA
- a CDS encoding SMP-30/gluconolactonase/LRE family protein → MEKARVVLECGARLGEGALWDAREDCLWWVDITAGRVHRFDPRSGLNRTCEVGQMVGTVVVREAGGLLVAVEEGIATLDFDTGRMELVARPESDKPTNRFNDGKCDPGGRFWAGTMSKQSERAAGCLYCYDSSGQIRALVSGVTCSNGIAWSHDHRTMYYIDTPVREVWAFDYDLTTGGIAHRRTVVSVPPELGFPDGMTIDAEGKLWVAHWGGWAVHRWDPATGGRLDSIEVPVECVTSCAFGGPDLKTLYITTAGGDKADPKQPAAGHLFAFEPGVAGVKSFRFAG, encoded by the coding sequence ATGGAAAAGGCGCGGGTGGTTTTGGAATGTGGTGCGCGATTGGGGGAGGGTGCTCTCTGGGACGCGCGTGAGGACTGCCTCTGGTGGGTCGACATAACGGCGGGCCGGGTCCATCGCTTTGATCCCCGATCGGGCCTGAACCGGACCTGTGAGGTCGGACAGATGGTGGGGACCGTGGTCGTTCGCGAAGCCGGCGGGCTTCTCGTGGCGGTGGAAGAGGGCATCGCCACCCTGGACTTCGACACGGGTCGAATGGAGTTGGTCGCGCGGCCCGAGTCGGACAAGCCGACCAATCGTTTCAATGACGGCAAATGCGATCCGGGCGGTCGATTCTGGGCGGGAACCATGTCCAAGCAGTCTGAGCGCGCGGCCGGGTGCCTTTATTGCTATGATTCATCCGGCCAGATCCGGGCACTGGTTTCCGGGGTGACCTGTTCCAACGGGATCGCCTGGAGTCACGATCATCGGACGATGTATTATATTGATACGCCGGTCCGGGAAGTCTGGGCCTTCGACTATGACCTGACGACAGGCGGGATCGCCCATCGTCGCACGGTTGTCTCCGTGCCGCCGGAACTCGGTTTCCCGGACGGAATGACCATCGATGCGGAAGGAAAGCTCTGGGTCGCGCATTGGGGTGGATGGGCGGTCCATCGCTGGGACCCGGCAACCGGGGGCAGGCTGGATTCGATCGAGGTGCCGGTTGAGTGTGTGACCTCCTGCGCCTTCGGGGGGCCGGATCTGAAGACGCTCTACATCACGACTGCCGGTGGGGACAAGGCCGACCCGAAGCAACCCGCGGCCGGGCATCTTTTTGCCTTTGAGCCGGGAGTAGCGGGAGTGAAGTCGTTCCGGTTTGCCGGTTGA
- a CDS encoding HAD-IA family hydrolase gives MSSSRLQLVIFDFDGLIIDTESAILDAWRETYALCQRPFPADIFQEMIGRADHPFDPWHDLSQYGSSPLPPDDLKERFEQIHREQIEQSPVLPGVIERLFEAKARGMKAAVASSSSHSWVDRHLKERELFQHFDLIRCRDDVARAKPWPDLYLAVLDTLRIPAERAAVFEDSHNGLTAARAAGIQCVVIPNATTRTQDFTGATRVISSLEEFDFDS, from the coding sequence ATGTCCTCTTCCCGTCTCCAACTCGTCATCTTCGATTTTGACGGGCTCATCATCGATACCGAGTCGGCCATCCTCGATGCATGGAGGGAAACCTACGCCCTCTGCCAACGACCGTTTCCTGCCGACATTTTCCAGGAAATGATCGGTCGGGCCGATCATCCCTTTGACCCCTGGCATGACCTTTCTCAATACGGCAGTTCGCCCCTCCCACCCGATGATCTGAAAGAGCGCTTCGAACAGATCCACCGCGAACAGATCGAGCAGTCGCCGGTCCTTCCCGGGGTGATTGAACGTCTCTTCGAGGCCAAAGCCCGGGGCATGAAGGCGGCGGTCGCCTCCAGTTCCAGCCACAGCTGGGTCGACCGGCACCTCAAGGAACGGGAACTGTTTCAACACTTTGACCTCATCCGCTGCCGCGACGATGTCGCCCGCGCCAAACCCTGGCCCGACCTCTACCTCGCCGTCCTCGATACCCTGCGGATCCCGGCCGAACGGGCCGCCGTGTTCGAGGATTCCCACAACGGCCTGACCGCCGCCCGGGCCGCCGGCATCCAATGTGTCGTCATCCCCAACGCCACCACCCGGACCCAGGACTTCACCGGGGCCACCCGGGTCATCTCCTCCCTCGAAGAATTCGATTTCGACTCATAA